A single window of Pleomorphomonas sp. T1.2MG-36 DNA harbors:
- the uxuA gene encoding mannonate dehydratase: MKETWRWFGPDDPVSLQKARQAGATGIVTALHHMNQGQVWTVDEIEKRKAEVEAAGLTWSVVESIGVGEEIKTRTGNYREKIDNYKQSIRNVARSGVKTICYNFMVITDWSRTNLMFRLPNGGYALRYDKVDFAAYDLFVLKRRGAEVDYTEAEIAAAKARLAAKSEAEVAELERNLIDWLPARDFAYTRDSFRDMLGLYSEIGVEDLRANLVEFLSEITPVAEEEGARLCIHADDPSFPIFGLPRVMSTADDVRKMFAAVPQEACGLTLCTGSFGSNTRNDLVAMANEFGPRIHFVHLRNVTHEADGSFYEADHLGGDTDLIGVAAAILTEEERRRSIGRADAEIPFRPDHGHLMGDDIGQKSNPGYSFVGRLKGLAELRGAIKTIEAFRSGRVS, translated from the coding sequence ATGAAAGAGACCTGGCGCTGGTTCGGCCCCGATGATCCCGTCAGCCTTCAGAAGGCCCGGCAGGCCGGCGCCACCGGCATCGTCACCGCCCTTCATCACATGAACCAGGGCCAGGTTTGGACGGTGGACGAGATCGAGAAGCGCAAGGCCGAGGTGGAGGCCGCCGGCCTCACCTGGTCGGTGGTCGAGAGCATCGGCGTCGGCGAGGAGATCAAGACCCGCACCGGCAACTACCGGGAGAAGATCGACAACTACAAGCAGTCGATCCGCAACGTCGCCCGCTCCGGCGTCAAGACCATCTGCTACAACTTCATGGTCATCACCGACTGGAGCCGCACCAACCTGATGTTCCGCCTGCCGAACGGCGGCTACGCGCTCCGCTACGACAAGGTGGATTTCGCCGCCTACGACCTGTTCGTGCTGAAGCGGCGCGGGGCGGAGGTGGACTACACCGAGGCCGAGATCGCCGCCGCCAAGGCGCGGCTCGCCGCCAAGAGCGAGGCCGAGGTGGCCGAGCTCGAACGCAACCTGATCGACTGGCTGCCGGCCCGCGACTTCGCCTACACCCGCGACAGCTTCCGCGACATGCTCGGTCTCTATTCGGAGATCGGCGTCGAGGATCTGCGCGCCAACCTCGTGGAGTTCCTCAGCGAAATCACCCCGGTGGCCGAGGAGGAAGGCGCCCGCCTCTGCATCCATGCCGACGACCCGTCCTTCCCGATCTTCGGCCTGCCGCGCGTCATGTCGACGGCCGACGACGTGAGGAAGATGTTCGCGGCAGTGCCTCAGGAGGCCTGCGGCCTGACGCTCTGCACCGGCTCCTTCGGCTCCAACACCAGGAACGACCTCGTCGCCATGGCGAACGAGTTCGGACCGCGCATCCACTTCGTCCACCTCCGCAACGTCACCCACGAGGCGGACGGCTCGTTCTACGAGGCCGACCATCTCGGCGGCGACACCGACCTGATCGGCGTGGCAGCGGCGATCCTGACCGAGGAAGAGCGGCGCCGCTCCATCGGCCGCGCCGATGCCGAGATTCCCTTCCGGCCCGACCACGGCCACCTGATGGGCGACGACATCGGCCAGAAATCCAACCCCGGCTATTCCTTCGTCGGCCGCCTCAAGGGCCTCGCTGAACTGCGCGGCGCCATCAAGACC
- a CDS encoding mannitol dehydrogenase family protein, whose translation MSDPTPAADRLGTARLATLPAAVARPGYDRSKVTPGIVHLGLGAFSRAHLGVYTDDVLASGATDWGIVGVNLRSPAIVDALKPQDGLYTLLCRENGDDRLRVIGAFLDVMNAATELDAVLEAMAKPEIRVVTITVTEKGYCHDPATGRLNEAHPMVTADLADPMRPRSLPGLIVEALRRRRDAGVPPFTVLSCDNLPQNGRITRAVVARFAQLRDADLGRYVADGVAFPSSMVDRITPATKDADRATVAAGLGLNDAWPVVAEPFRQWVIEDRFPTGRPAWESAGAILTDDVHPFETMKLRCLNGAHSTLAYLSVLGGIETVAEAMADPLLPKVIRQLWDDDIIPTVPPVPGTDVAAYTRDLEARFRNPGIRHLTLQISSDGSQKLGPRLLAPAAERIAVKNAPRVVPLTVAAWMAFLRQGDDQGRAWLVADPMAARLTAIAREHKDDPAALADALFAVGEIFPPVIAGDAPFRKATTQHLRSLLDRGLAATLTAFLFR comes from the coding sequence ATGTCCGATCCGACACCCGCCGCCGACCGCCTCGGCACCGCCCGCCTCGCCACCCTGCCCGCCGCCGTCGCCCGCCCCGGCTACGACCGCTCCAAGGTGACGCCCGGCATCGTTCACCTGGGGCTCGGCGCCTTTTCCCGCGCCCACCTCGGCGTCTACACCGACGACGTGCTGGCGTCCGGCGCCACCGACTGGGGCATCGTCGGCGTCAACTTGCGCTCGCCCGCCATCGTCGACGCCCTGAAGCCGCAGGATGGGCTCTACACCCTGCTCTGCCGCGAGAACGGCGACGACAGGCTCCGCGTGATCGGCGCCTTCCTCGACGTGATGAATGCCGCCACCGAGCTCGACGCCGTGCTCGAGGCGATGGCAAAGCCCGAGATCCGGGTCGTCACCATCACCGTCACCGAGAAGGGCTACTGCCACGATCCCGCCACGGGCCGCCTCAACGAGGCGCATCCGATGGTGACGGCAGACCTTGCCGACCCCATGCGTCCCCGCAGCCTGCCGGGCCTGATCGTCGAGGCGCTGCGTCGGCGACGGGATGCCGGCGTGCCGCCGTTCACCGTGCTCTCCTGCGACAACCTGCCACAGAATGGCAGGATCACGCGGGCCGTGGTCGCCCGCTTCGCCCAGTTGCGCGACGCCGACCTCGGCCGCTACGTCGCCGATGGAGTCGCCTTCCCCTCCTCCATGGTCGATCGCATCACGCCGGCCACCAAGGACGCGGACCGGGCCACCGTCGCCGCCGGCCTCGGCCTCAATGATGCCTGGCCGGTGGTGGCCGAACCCTTCCGCCAATGGGTGATCGAGGACCGCTTCCCGACCGGCCGACCGGCCTGGGAGAGCGCCGGCGCCATCCTGACTGACGACGTCCATCCCTTCGAGACGATGAAGCTGCGCTGCCTCAACGGCGCCCATTCGACGCTCGCCTACCTCTCGGTGCTCGGCGGCATCGAGACGGTGGCCGAGGCCATGGCCGATCCGCTGTTGCCCAAGGTGATCCGCCAGCTGTGGGACGACGACATCATCCCCACCGTGCCGCCGGTACCGGGCACCGACGTGGCCGCCTACACCCGCGACCTCGAAGCGCGCTTCCGCAATCCGGGCATCCGCCACCTCACCTTGCAGATCTCGTCCGACGGGTCGCAGAAGCTCGGTCCGCGCCTGCTTGCGCCGGCCGCCGAGCGCATCGCCGTGAAGAACGCGCCAAGGGTGGTGCCGCTGACGGTGGCCGCCTGGATGGCCTTCCTGCGCCAGGGCGACGACCAGGGCCGCGCATGGCTGGTGGCCGACCCGATGGCCGCCCGCCTGACGGCCATCGCCCGGGAGCACAAGGACGACCCGGCGGCGCTGGCCGACGCGCTGTTCGCGGTCGGCGAGATCTTCCCGCCCGTCATTGCCGGCGACGCGCCGTTCCGCAAGGCGACGACGCAGCACCTCAGAAGCCTGCTCGACCGCGGCCTCGCCGCCACGCTCACCGCCTTCCTGTTCCGATGA
- the uxaC gene encoding glucuronate isomerase: protein MSEAIGQFTLHPDRLFPADPTTRAIARDLYAGVATLPIISPHGHTDPAWFADDQPFSDPASLFVIPDHYVHRMLYSQGIRPEQVGVPRLDGGPAETDKRKIWRLLAENFHLYRGTPSYLWLTHALQTVFGIAEAPSKDNADRLYDTIDAALKTPEFRPRALFERFNIEVIATTESPLDDLRHHRKIRESGWKGRVVTAFRPDAVVDPAFPGFADNLEVLGRLTGHDTATYKGYLAALADRRRYFMEVGGATSTDHGHPTARTADLRAEDAAALYARVRTGGASAEEAELFRAQMLTEMAEMSTVDGLVMQIHPGARRDHNPEIFRAFGKDKGADIPGPTGYVEELRPLLARFGNRADLTIIVFTLDETVYARELAPLAGHYPALKLGPAWWFHDSPEGMRRYREQMTETAGFYNTVGFNDDTRAFLSIPARHDVARRVDCAFLARLVAEHRLGLDDAHAVAHDLAYRLAKTAYRL from the coding sequence ATGTCCGAGGCGATAGGCCAGTTCACCCTGCACCCCGACCGGCTGTTTCCGGCCGATCCGACGACGCGCGCCATCGCCCGCGACCTCTATGCCGGCGTGGCGACGCTGCCGATCATCAGCCCGCACGGCCACACCGACCCCGCCTGGTTCGCCGACGACCAGCCCTTTTCCGATCCCGCCAGCCTGTTCGTCATCCCCGACCACTACGTCCACCGAATGCTCTATTCACAGGGCATCCGGCCCGAACAGGTGGGCGTGCCCCGGCTCGACGGCGGCCCGGCGGAAACCGACAAGCGCAAGATCTGGCGCCTCCTCGCCGAGAACTTCCACCTCTATCGCGGCACCCCGTCCTATCTGTGGCTGACCCACGCCTTGCAGACGGTGTTCGGCATCGCTGAGGCGCCATCGAAAGACAACGCTGACCGGCTCTACGACACCATCGACGCCGCGCTGAAGACGCCGGAGTTCCGGCCGCGCGCCCTCTTCGAGCGCTTCAACATCGAGGTGATCGCCACCACCGAAAGCCCGCTCGACGACCTGCGCCACCACCGCAAGATCCGCGAGAGCGGCTGGAAGGGCCGCGTCGTCACCGCCTTCCGGCCCGACGCCGTCGTCGACCCAGCCTTCCCCGGCTTTGCCGACAATCTTGAGGTGCTCGGCCGCCTCACCGGCCACGACACCGCGACCTACAAGGGCTATCTCGCCGCGCTCGCCGACCGTCGCCGCTACTTCATGGAGGTGGGCGGCGCCACGTCGACCGACCACGGCCACCCGACCGCCCGCACCGCCGACCTCCGGGCGGAAGACGCCGCCGCCCTCTACGCCCGCGTCCGCACGGGCGGCGCTTCGGCCGAGGAGGCCGAGCTGTTCCGCGCCCAGATGCTGACGGAAATGGCAGAGATGTCCACCGTCGACGGGTTGGTCATGCAGATCCACCCCGGCGCCCGCCGCGACCACAACCCGGAAATCTTCCGCGCCTTCGGCAAGGACAAGGGCGCCGACATTCCCGGCCCCACCGGCTATGTCGAGGAGCTGCGGCCGCTGCTCGCCCGCTTCGGCAACCGCGCCGACCTCACCATCATCGTGTTCACGCTCGACGAGACGGTCTATGCGCGCGAGCTGGCGCCGCTCGCCGGCCACTACCCCGCGCTGAAGCTCGGCCCGGCCTGGTGGTTCCACGACAGCCCCGAGGGCATGCGCCGCTATCGCGAGCAAATGACGGAGACGGCCGGCTTCTACAACACCGTCGGTTTCAACGACGACACCCGCGCCTTCCTGTCGATTCCCGCCCGCCATGACGTCGCCCGCCGCGTCGACTGCGCCTTCCTCGCCCGCCTCGTCGCCGAGCATCGCCTCGGCCTCGACGACGCGCACGCGGTGGCCCACGACCTCGCCTATCGCCTCGCCAAGACGGCCTATCGGCTCTGA
- a CDS encoding C4-dicarboxylate TRAP transporter substrate-binding protein, protein MGFLSRAALTAACGMALAVSSLGVASAADYTLNVNTALTTSDPLYKGLEELQKNVEARSEGRLAIRLFPGSQLGKDEDVLEQARAGAGNAVVVDGGRLAVFVKDFGVLSGPYLASGYDGIRKVVTSPLLDDMAKKLHDGAQLQVLSFNWWQGERHLLTNKPIKVPADLEGIRMRTPGAPVWTETVKAMGATPAPMAWADVYSALQTQVIDAVEAQDPAAYGSRLYEVTKYLTKTGHFNLITGLVTSAAWFDALPADLQTILKEESLKAGDVASHGTEAALVDLEAKMAAAGMTINEIDVTPFKEATAGVYEKLGYTDLKKQVDAILAE, encoded by the coding sequence ATGGGATTTCTGTCTCGGGCCGCATTGACGGCTGCCTGCGGGATGGCCCTTGCCGTCTCGTCGCTCGGCGTTGCCTCGGCTGCCGACTACACGCTCAACGTCAACACCGCGCTGACCACCTCCGACCCGCTCTACAAGGGCCTCGAGGAGTTGCAGAAGAACGTCGAGGCGCGGTCGGAAGGCCGGCTCGCCATCCGCCTGTTCCCCGGCTCGCAGCTCGGCAAGGACGAGGACGTGCTGGAGCAGGCGCGCGCCGGCGCCGGCAATGCCGTGGTGGTCGACGGCGGTCGCCTCGCCGTGTTCGTCAAGGATTTCGGCGTCCTGTCCGGTCCCTATCTCGCCTCGGGCTACGACGGCATCCGCAAGGTGGTGACCTCACCGTTGCTCGACGACATGGCCAAGAAGCTGCACGACGGCGCCCAGTTGCAGGTGCTGTCGTTCAATTGGTGGCAGGGGGAACGGCATCTGCTCACCAACAAGCCGATCAAGGTGCCGGCCGATCTTGAGGGCATCCGCATGCGCACGCCGGGCGCGCCCGTCTGGACCGAAACCGTCAAGGCGATGGGCGCGACGCCGGCGCCGATGGCCTGGGCCGACGTCTACTCGGCCTTGCAGACGCAGGTGATCGACGCCGTCGAGGCGCAGGATCCCGCCGCCTACGGCTCGCGCCTCTACGAGGTGACCAAGTACCTGACCAAGACCGGCCACTTCAACCTGATCACCGGTCTCGTCACCTCGGCCGCCTGGTTCGACGCGCTGCCGGCCGACCTGCAGACCATCCTCAAGGAAGAATCGCTGAAGGCCGGCGATGTCGCCTCGCACGGCACCGAGGCGGCGCTGGTCGACCTTGAGGCCAAGATGGCGGCCGCCGGCATGACCATCAACGAAATCGACGTCACGCCGTTCAAGGAAGCGACGGCGGGCGTCTACGAGAAGCTCGGCTACACCGATCTCAAGAAGCAGGTCGACGCCATTCTCGCCGAGTAA
- a CDS encoding TRAP transporter small permease has translation MSSAIMRVESVVARVLLAAMVGLVFMAGVMRWFGYPLVWSMDVAQLLFVWASFIGADMAMRKRGLIAVDLFVRWIPPRQRVYLDIATGAVILVFLLSLSYLGYKLVMLNLERQFGDSGISYAYVTAAVPIGCLLLAITLSGQLIEAIRTATGRPVLVFTPTRSKDEALAAAGESEL, from the coding sequence ATGTCCTCAGCGATCATGCGCGTGGAGTCCGTCGTGGCGCGAGTTCTGCTCGCGGCCATGGTCGGACTCGTCTTCATGGCCGGCGTCATGCGCTGGTTCGGATATCCGCTCGTATGGTCGATGGACGTGGCGCAGCTGCTGTTCGTCTGGGCCTCGTTCATCGGCGCCGACATGGCGATGCGCAAGCGCGGCCTGATCGCCGTCGACCTGTTCGTGCGCTGGATTCCGCCCCGCCAGCGGGTCTACCTCGACATCGCCACCGGCGCGGTGATCCTCGTCTTTCTGCTGTCGCTCAGCTACCTCGGCTACAAGCTGGTGATGCTGAACCTGGAACGGCAGTTCGGCGACAGCGGCATCAGCTATGCCTATGTCACGGCCGCCGTTCCCATCGGCTGCCTGCTCCTGGCCATCACGCTGTCGGGCCAGCTCATCGAGGCGATCCGCACCGCCACCGGCCGGCCCGTTCTCGTGTTCACGCCCACCCGATCCAAGGACGAGGCGCTGGCCGCCGCCGGGGAGAGCGAACTATGA
- a CDS encoding TRAP transporter large permease, whose product MTGEMLLLIGLFFGLLIVGAPVAFAIGISGFSFFAISQVMPASIGVQQVASASQSFPLLAVPFFVLAGHMMNKTGITSRLIRCSEVLVSWMSGGMAQVCIVLSTLMGGVSGSAVADAAMEARILGPDLVRNGYSKGFTAATIAVGSLITATIPPSLGLILYGFVGNVSIGRLFLAGVIPGLMMMAGLMFTVWMVSRKRGYRSATASRPSWKAVGSAVWDAKWALFFPVALLVSIRSGVFTPSEVGAFAVVYAVVVGVLFHRELTWQGAMEALLHGVIDNGLIVLIIMFSGMVGYAIIFDQAPQAIAGGMLSLTQNPTVILLLIVVFLLIAGCFIEATVLVLLLTPIFLPIVLQLGVDPVHFGIVMMTMVTFGGMTPPVGVAMFTVCGLLDCTIDEYLVEALPHIATILILVAILILFPQISLFLPNLLM is encoded by the coding sequence ATGACCGGCGAAATGCTGCTTCTGATCGGCCTGTTCTTCGGGCTTCTCATCGTCGGGGCGCCGGTGGCCTTTGCCATCGGCATCTCCGGCTTTTCCTTCTTCGCCATATCCCAGGTGATGCCGGCGTCGATCGGCGTGCAGCAGGTGGCCTCGGCTTCGCAGAGCTTCCCGCTGCTCGCCGTGCCCTTCTTCGTGCTGGCCGGGCACATGATGAACAAGACGGGCATCACCTCGCGGCTGATCCGATGTTCGGAGGTGCTGGTCTCCTGGATGTCGGGCGGCATGGCGCAGGTGTGCATCGTGCTGTCGACGCTGATGGGCGGCGTCTCCGGTTCGGCCGTCGCCGATGCCGCCATGGAAGCGCGCATCCTCGGCCCGGATCTGGTGCGCAACGGCTATTCCAAGGGCTTCACCGCCGCCACCATCGCCGTGGGCTCGCTGATCACCGCCACCATCCCGCCGAGCCTCGGGCTGATCCTCTACGGCTTCGTCGGCAACGTCTCCATCGGCCGGCTGTTCCTGGCCGGCGTCATTCCCGGCCTGATGATGATGGCCGGCCTGATGTTCACGGTGTGGATGGTGTCGCGCAAGCGCGGCTACCGCTCGGCCACCGCCAGCCGGCCGAGCTGGAAGGCCGTCGGCAGCGCCGTTTGGGACGCCAAGTGGGCGCTGTTCTTCCCGGTGGCGCTGCTCGTCTCCATCCGCAGCGGCGTGTTCACGCCGTCGGAAGTCGGCGCCTTCGCCGTCGTCTACGCGGTGGTGGTGGGCGTGCTGTTCCACCGCGAGCTGACGTGGCAGGGCGCCATGGAGGCGCTGCTGCACGGGGTGATCGACAACGGCCTGATCGTGCTGATCATCATGTTCTCGGGCATGGTGGGCTATGCGATCATCTTCGATCAGGCGCCGCAGGCCATAGCCGGCGGCATGCTCAGCCTGACGCAGAACCCGACGGTGATCCTGCTGCTGATCGTCGTCTTCCTCTTGATCGCCGGCTGCTTCATCGAGGCGACGGTGCTGGTGCTGCTGCTCACGCCGATCTTCCTGCCCATCGTGCTGCAGCTCGGCGTCGACCCGGTGCATTTCGGCATCGTCATGATGACCATGGTCACCTTCGGTGGCATGACGCCGCCGGTCGGCGTCGCCATGTTCACCGTCTGCGGCCTTCTCGACTGCACCATCGACGAGTATCTCGTCGAGGCGCTGCCGCACATCGCGACCATCCTGATCCTCGTCGCGATCCTGATCCTGTTCCCGCAGATATCTCTCTTCCTGCCCAACCTCCTGATGTAG
- a CDS encoding sodium:proton antiporter: MTSFRVFRVALGRASKTFSALLPASLLLLASPAFASTGGHGLDGASLGVIWAVPFVGILLSIALFPLLAPHVWHHHFGKIAAAWALAFVAPFTLLHGGAVVEPLAETVLLDYLPFVILLGALFTIAGGILITGNLHGSPKTNLALLAIGTLLASLVGTTGASMVMIRPLLRANDGRRHNVHVVIFFIFLVSNIGGSLTPLGDPPLFLGYLRGVGFFWTTVHMLKETGFAAVILLALFYLIDSRLYRNDADFRGKFDPTPDTGRVGVEGRFNIALLMVVVAAVLLSGSWKPGIGFHVFGVEVELQNLSRDVILIAAAAASLRLTPKALRIRNGFEWGPILEVAKLFAGIFVTIIPVLAMLRAAHEGAFAPLVSLVTAADGTPVNAMYFWATGLLSSFLDNAPTYLVFFNLAGGDPQHLMGEMSTTLVAISAGAVFMGANSYIGNAPNFMVKSIAEGSGVKMPSFFGYLAWSFGILVPLFLIMTWLFFA; encoded by the coding sequence TTGACGAGCTTTCGAGTGTTCCGCGTCGCGCTTGGGCGTGCATCCAAAACCTTTTCGGCCCTGCTGCCGGCTTCCCTCCTCCTCCTCGCCTCCCCCGCTTTCGCCTCCACCGGCGGCCACGGCCTTGACGGCGCCTCGCTCGGGGTGATCTGGGCGGTGCCCTTCGTCGGCATACTCCTGTCGATCGCCCTGTTCCCGCTTCTGGCGCCGCATGTCTGGCACCACCACTTCGGCAAGATCGCCGCCGCCTGGGCGCTGGCCTTCGTGGCTCCCTTCACGCTTCTCCATGGCGGGGCCGTCGTCGAGCCGCTGGCCGAGACGGTGCTGCTCGACTACCTGCCCTTCGTCATCCTGCTCGGGGCGCTGTTCACAATTGCCGGCGGCATTCTCATCACCGGCAACCTGCACGGCTCGCCGAAGACCAATCTGGCTCTCCTCGCCATCGGCACGCTGCTCGCCTCGTTGGTCGGCACCACCGGCGCCTCCATGGTGATGATCCGGCCGCTGCTGCGCGCCAACGACGGCCGGCGGCACAACGTCCACGTCGTCATCTTCTTCATCTTCCTGGTGTCCAACATCGGCGGCTCGCTCACCCCGCTCGGCGATCCGCCGCTGTTCCTCGGCTACCTGCGCGGCGTCGGCTTCTTCTGGACCACGGTGCACATGCTGAAGGAAACGGGCTTTGCCGCCGTGATCCTGCTGGCGCTGTTCTACCTGATCGACAGCAGGCTCTACCGCAACGACGCCGACTTCCGCGGCAAGTTCGACCCGACGCCCGACACCGGCCGCGTCGGTGTCGAAGGGCGGTTCAACATCGCGCTTCTGATGGTGGTGGTCGCCGCCGTGCTGCTGTCGGGCTCGTGGAAGCCGGGCATCGGCTTCCACGTGTTCGGCGTCGAGGTGGAGCTGCAGAACCTCTCCCGCGACGTGATCCTGATCGCCGCCGCCGCCGCCTCGCTAAGGCTGACGCCGAAGGCGCTGCGCATCCGCAACGGCTTCGAATGGGGGCCGATCCTGGAAGTGGCCAAGCTGTTCGCCGGCATCTTCGTGACGATCATTCCGGTGCTCGCCATGCTGAGGGCCGCCCATGAGGGCGCCTTCGCGCCGCTGGTCAGCCTCGTCACCGCCGCCGACGGCACGCCGGTCAACGCCATGTACTTCTGGGCGACCGGCCTTCTGTCGTCCTTCCTCGACAACGCGCCGACCTACCTCGTCTTCTTCAACCTGGCCGGCGGCGACCCGCAGCACCTGATGGGCGAGATGTCGACGACGCTGGTGGCGATCTCGGCCGGCGCCGTGTTCATGGGCGCCAACAGCTACATCGGCAATGCGCCCAACTTCATGGTCAAGTCGATCGCCGAGGGATCGGGCGTCAAGATGCCCTCCTTCTTCGGCTACCTCGCCTGGTCCTTCGGCATCCTGGTGCCGCTGTTCCTGATCATGACCTGGCTGTTCTTCGCCTGA
- a CDS encoding nucleotidyltransferase family protein, translating into MTVVSHSRAAQVAYQDLLRLHLDEFASELIGSIEERSRNGRIYLYDKFRIGTEMKSRYLGEGTPELRARLSRAAELRAEGEERRKTMARLARVLRAEGFMATDRDTGSLLLAFARAGVFRLGGTLVGTAAYALLQGDLGVRFDSEELAQTGDIDFASFERLSVALGDEVEENPGDILQALKFDPVPGVADRQVWKWRQSRGAAMVEFLTPAFGDERVKPLPALGVSAQALNYLNFLIAEPIPAVALYRSGVLVQIPRPERFAIHKLIVADRRQGGPDQAKSRKDRGQAAFLIEILAEDRPEDLREAYEDALSRGPRWRERLEASLARMPRAAEILRALG; encoded by the coding sequence ATGACCGTCGTATCCCATTCCCGAGCCGCGCAAGTCGCCTATCAGGATTTGCTGCGGCTTCATCTCGATGAGTTCGCTTCGGAGCTGATCGGCAGCATCGAAGAGCGGTCGCGCAATGGGCGGATCTACCTTTACGACAAGTTCCGGATCGGCACCGAGATGAAGAGCCGATACCTCGGGGAGGGGACGCCCGAGTTGCGCGCGCGCCTGAGCCGTGCCGCCGAGCTGAGGGCCGAGGGGGAGGAACGCCGCAAGACGATGGCGCGGCTGGCCCGTGTATTGCGCGCCGAAGGGTTCATGGCCACCGACCGCGACACCGGTTCCTTGCTTCTGGCTTTTGCCCGTGCCGGAGTCTTCCGGCTGGGCGGTACGCTCGTGGGCACCGCCGCCTATGCCCTCCTGCAGGGCGACCTGGGGGTTCGTTTCGATTCCGAAGAGCTGGCACAGACCGGCGATATCGACTTTGCAAGTTTCGAGCGGCTTTCGGTGGCGCTAGGTGACGAGGTCGAAGAGAACCCGGGCGACATCTTGCAGGCGTTGAAGTTCGACCCGGTGCCGGGGGTGGCGGATCGGCAGGTGTGGAAATGGCGGCAAAGTCGCGGCGCGGCGATGGTCGAGTTTCTGACGCCGGCCTTTGGTGACGAGAGGGTCAAGCCGCTGCCGGCTTTGGGGGTGAGTGCGCAGGCCCTCAACTATCTGAACTTTCTGATCGCCGAGCCCATCCCCGCGGTCGCGCTCTATCGATCGGGTGTGCTGGTGCAGATTCCGCGACCCGAGCGCTTCGCGATCCACAAATTGATCGTCGCCGACCGCCGCCAGGGCGGCCCCGATCAAGCCAAATCCCGCAAGGACCGTGGGCAGGCGGCGTTCCTGATCGAAATCCTTGCCGAAGACCGGCCTGAGGATCTGCGCGAAGCCTATGAAGATGCGCTTTCGCGTGGCCCCCGCTGGCGGGAGCGGCTGGAGGCGAGCCTTGCGCGCATGCCGAGGGCCGCCGAGATTCTTCGCGCGCTGGGGTGA
- a CDS encoding PepSY domain-containing protein, translating into MFHRPGLAATLAACLLVALGSAAARADDDHPARCNVPLGDWQPRAAVEAALQLKGWTVLSVRSDDGCYKVKVRTETGEKRRVQLDPKTLEPVDEED; encoded by the coding sequence ATGTTCCACCGCCCAGGTCTCGCCGCGACCCTTGCCGCCTGCCTGCTCGTCGCCCTCGGCTCGGCAGCGGCGCGCGCCGACGACGACCATCCCGCGCGCTGCAACGTGCCGCTCGGCGACTGGCAACCGCGCGCCGCCGTCGAGGCGGCGCTTCAGCTCAAGGGCTGGACCGTTCTGTCGGTCCGCTCCGACGACGGCTGCTACAAGGTGAAGGTCAGGACCGAGACGGGCGAAAAGCGCCGCGTCCAGCTCGACCCAAAGACGCTGGAACCGGTGGACGAGGAAGACTGA
- a CDS encoding response regulator transcription factor has product MRILLVEDDAVLGMAVRDQIVADGHSVDWAQRIAEAGDAVLAAAYDLILLDLMLPDGRGLDFLKARRVAGDVTPVIILTARDQISDRIAGLNAGADDYLVKPFDLFELSARIRAVGRRYGGNPNPLVRIGDLDIDLAARTVRRAGKPVRLTAREWALFEAFVQRPNVLLSKAQIEEHLYSFSDEVESNTIEVYVARLRKKLGSDVIETVRGLGYRLGVPAGGN; this is encoded by the coding sequence ATGCGGATATTGCTCGTTGAGGATGACGCCGTGCTGGGCATGGCGGTGCGCGACCAGATCGTCGCCGACGGCCATTCGGTCGACTGGGCGCAGCGCATCGCCGAGGCGGGGGACGCCGTGCTCGCCGCCGCCTACGACCTGATCCTGCTCGACCTGATGCTGCCGGACGGGCGCGGCCTCGACTTCCTGAAGGCCCGCCGGGTGGCCGGCGACGTGACGCCGGTGATCATCCTGACGGCGCGCGACCAGATTTCCGACCGCATCGCCGGCCTCAACGCCGGGGCCGACGACTATCTCGTCAAGCCGTTCGACCTGTTCGAACTGTCCGCCCGCATCCGCGCCGTCGGCCGGCGCTACGGCGGCAATCCCAATCCGCTGGTCAGGATCGGCGACCTCGACATCGATCTCGCCGCCCGTACGGTGCGCCGGGCCGGCAAGCCGGTGCGGCTCACCGCCCGCGAGTGGGCGCTGTTCGAGGCCTTCGTGCAGCGGCCGAACGTGCTGCTCTCCAAGGCGCAGATCGAAGAGCATCTCTATTCCTTCTCGGACGAGGTCGAGAGCAACACCATCGAGGTCTATGTCGCCCGGTTGCGCAAGAAGCTGGGGTCCGACGTCATCGAGACGGTGCGCGGCCTCGGCTACCGGCTGGGCGTGCCGGCGGGGGGCAACTGA